One Flavobacterium cerinum genomic window, ATAATGTCAATATCGATCGTTCGCGCCTGATATCCTTCCTGTGAAGTTCGAATCCTGCCTAAGTTTTTTTCGATCAACAGTATCTTTTCGAGAACGATTTCGGCACTGCGATAAGTGTGGAGTAATAAAGCGCAATTATAAAAAGCATCACTCTCAAAACCCCATGAAGGCGTTTCGTATAGTTGGGATACACGAATAACGGTTCCTATGTTTTTATGAATCAGGTTGATGGCATTTTGAATGTTCTCGAAACGATTTCCCTGGTTACTTCCTAATGATATTACTACTTGATTTTGACTGCGCATATGGCAAAATAACTAAAAGAATTTTAGAATTGAAGTATATTTGTGGGAAGTGTTGATAAATTGTTTTGTAACAATTATCCAAAAAAGCCTACTTATTATATAAAAGCAAAAGAAATGAGATTTATAGGAAACGTACTGGCCACTATTGTGGGATTATTTGTGTTTTTTATGTTGCTGTTTTTCGGAATTGTCCTGATCGGGATGGTTTTCGGAGGCGATAGTGACAAAGTAAAAATAAAAGACAACTCGGTTATCGAACTGGATTTGTCGAAAGTAAAACAAGACTACGGCGGGAAATTCAATTTTACCGATTTTAATTATTTCGAAGCCAAAAACGATGGAGTGGTAGATGTGTTGAATGCAATTGAAGCGGCTAAAAGTGATGATAAAATCAAAGGAATTTCGATTGTAAATAATACCTCTATGATCGGAATTGCACAACGTAAAGCCGTTCGTGACAAACTGGAAGAGTTTAAAAAATCAGGGAAATTTGTTGTAGCGTATTCGAATGCGTATTCACAGGGAGAATACTATATGGATTCGGTTGCCGATACGTTATATGTAAACCCGGTTGGAGAACTAGACTTTAAAGGACTTGCTACGGAAATATTGTTCTTTAAAGATTTTCAGGACAAAACCGGAGTAAAAATGGAAGTGATCCGCCACGGAAAATACAAAAGTGCTGTAGAACCGTTTTTAGAAAATGAAATGAGTCCGGCTAACCGCGAACAGATGACAGTATTGCTAAACTCAATCTGGTCTACTGTAGTGGATGATATTTCAAAAAGCCGTAAAATTCCGGTGGATAGCCTGAATGCAATTGCAAATAATCTGGGAGCACGAACTCCGGAAATGGCTAAAGCTAAAAAACTGATCGACAAAATCGGATATGAAGATGAATATCATAACGGTATTCGTAAAGCGTTGAAAGTTGAGAAAGACGAAGAATATAATAAAGTAAGTATTCTGGATTATGCTCGCGATGTTGCAAATACCAATGCGGATTATACAACTAAAGACAGAATTGCAATTATCTATGCACAAGGCGAGATCTTGTCGGGTGAAGGTGATGTAACTTATATAGGTGAAGGTTCAATGCGTCGTTCACTAGAAGATGCCCGTAATGATGAAAACGTAAAAGCGATCGTTTTAAGAATTGACAGTCCGGGTGGTAGTGCGTTGACTTCTGAATTGATTTGGAGAGAGATTGAATTGACTAAAAAGAAAAAACCGGTGATTGTGTCGATGGGTAATCTGGCGGCATCGGGTGGTTATTATATCGCTTGTAATGCCAATACGATTTTTGCAGAGCCGAATACG contains:
- the sppA gene encoding signal peptide peptidase SppA, which encodes MRFIGNVLATIVGLFVFFMLLFFGIVLIGMVFGGDSDKVKIKDNSVIELDLSKVKQDYGGKFNFTDFNYFEAKNDGVVDVLNAIEAAKSDDKIKGISIVNNTSMIGIAQRKAVRDKLEEFKKSGKFVVAYSNAYSQGEYYMDSVADTLYVNPVGELDFKGLATEILFFKDFQDKTGVKMEVIRHGKYKSAVEPFLENEMSPANREQMTVLLNSIWSTVVDDISKSRKIPVDSLNAIANNLGARTPEMAKAKKLIDKIGYEDEYHNGIRKALKVEKDEEYNKVSILDYARDVANTNADYTTKDRIAIIYAQGEILSGEGDVTYIGEGSMRRSLEDARNDENVKAIVLRIDSPGGSALTSELIWREIELTKKKKPVIVSMGNLAASGGYYIACNANTIFAEPNTITGSIGVFGTLPNFSPLAKKIGINAEQVRTHQNASGYSVFEPLDENYKNVVLEGVEHIYNTFVSRVATGRKMTFAQVDSIAQGRVWAGKDAVKIGLVDKLGGLDAAIKHAASVAKIKEYKTETYPEYNKTFEDMLRGLTGGVSMFQSREALIKEQIGEEGYQVIEQIRRAKQQRGVQALMPFQLNIQ